From the genome of Methylocystis heyeri:
CGACTCCATGGTGGCCAAGGCGTTCCGCGAGGCGGCCTTTCCGGGCCATCCCTACAGCCGCGCCACCCGCGGGGAAATCGAAACGCTGGAAAGAGTGGCGCGCGACGACCTCGAGGCCATGCGGGCCCGGGTTTTCGCAAAGAAAAACCTCAAGATAGCCGTCGTCGGCGCGATCGACGCCGCGACGCTGGCGGCGCGGCTCGACGCTATTTTCGGCGGTTGGCGCGAAAGCCCCGATCTCATCGCGATACCCGACATCGTGGCCCAGAACGTCGGCGAGCGCCGCATCATCGATCTCGACGTGCCGCAAACCACGATGCGCTTCGGACGGCCCGGAATGGCCAAGGCCGACCCCGATTATTTCGCGGCCGTGGTCGCCAATCACATTCTCGGCGGCGGCGTCTTCACCGCGCGCCTGTTCAACGAGGTGCGCGAGAAGCGCGGTCTCGCCTATTCGGTGTTTTCGCAGCTCCACGAGTTCGATCATTGTCCCACGCTGCTCGGCGGCGCCGGCACCAAGAACGACAGGGCCAAGGAAACGCTCGAGGTGATCGAGGAGCAGTGCCGCCTGCTGGCGAGCGAAGGCCCGACCGAGGACGAACTCGACAAGGCCAGGAAATATCTGACCGGCAGCTACGCCTTGCGTTTCGACACTTCGACCAAGATCGCGAGTCAGCTCGTCAGCCTTCAGCTCGACGGGCGCGAGCCGAGCTTCCTCGACGAGCGCAACCGGCGAATCGAGGCGGTGACGCTGGACGACGCCCGCCGCGCCGCCCGTCGCCTGCTC
Proteins encoded in this window:
- a CDS encoding M16 family metallopeptidase — protein: MNAYNTLESPKSRAENVQRVVTPSGVEAWLVESYAVPLVALEFSVRGGGAQDPAGKDGLATMLAGLLDEGAGPHDSRAFHRAVEDLAVHIGFGADRDAISGHFQTLTRNADKAFELLKLAVNEPRFDQESVDRVRSQLSAGIRRDANDPDSMVAKAFREAAFPGHPYSRATRGEIETLERVARDDLEAMRARVFAKKNLKIAVVGAIDAATLAARLDAIFGGWRESPDLIAIPDIVAQNVGERRIIDLDVPQTTMRFGRPGMAKADPDYFAAVVANHILGGGVFTARLFNEVREKRGLAYSVFSQLHEFDHCPTLLGGAGTKNDRAKETLEVIEEQCRLLASEGPTEDELDKARKYLTGSYALRFDTSTKIASQLVSLQLDGREPSFLDERNRRIEAVTLDDARRAARRLLGDGKLLVAMAGRPVGIA